A window of Trichoderma atroviride chromosome 3, complete sequence contains these coding sequences:
- a CDS encoding 40S ribosomal protein uS5, with the protein MADRGGARGGGFASRGGDRGRGGDRGRGRGRGRGRRGGKSEEKEWQPVTKLGRLVKAGKITSMEEIYLHSLPIKEYQIVDQFLPKLKDEVMKIKPVQKQTRAGQRTRFKAIVIIGDSEGHVGLGIKTSKEVATAIRAAIIIAKLSVIPVRRGYWGTNLGQPHSLPCKESGKCGSVTVRLIPAPRGTGIVASPRCQAIPPARRCRGCLQFIRRFHQDPREHPQGHLHRRFQHLRLPDPQPVEGDQADQISSGGVLRHPEGRQAILREETEGVCSGEEDWKRCAESRYNLCFIAWFGRLRTLVRT; encoded by the exons ATGGCTGATCGCGGCGGTGCTCGTGGCGGTGGTTTCGCTTCCCGCGGTGGTGACCGTGGTCGTGGTGGTGATCGTGGCCGTGgtcgtggccgtggccgtggacGTCGTGGCGGCAAGAGCGAGGAGAAGGAGTGGCAGCCCGTCACCAAGCTGGGCCGTCTTGTCAAGGCTGGCAAGATCACCAGCATGGAGGAGATCTACCTGCACTCCCTGCCCATCAAGGAGTACCAGATTGTCGACCAGTTCCTCCCCAAGCTGAAGGATGAGGTCATGAAG ATCAAGCCCGTCCAGAAGCAGACCCGTGCCGGTCAGCGAACCCGATTCAaggccatcgtcatcattggTGACTCCGAGGGCCACGTCGGTCTCGGAATCAAGACCTCCAAGGAAGTCGCCACTGCCATCCgtgccgccatcatcatcgccaagctGAGCGTCATCCCCGTCCGAAGAGGTTACTGGGGTACCAACCTTGGTCAGCCTCACTCCCTGCCCTGCAAGGAGTCTGGCAAGTGCGGTTCCGTCACTGTCCGA CTTATCCCTGCCCCCCGTGGTACCGGCATTGTCGCCTCCCCCCGCTGTCAAGCGATTCCTCCAGCTCGCCGGTGTCGAGGATGCCTACAGTTCATCCGCCGGTTCCACCAAGACCCTCGAGAACACCCTCAAGGCCACCTTCACCGCCGTTTCCAACACCTACGGCTTCCTGACCCCCAACCTGTGGAAGGAGACCAAGCTGATCAGATCTCCTCTGGAGGAGTTCTCCGACACCCTGAGGGAAGGCAAGCGATACTAAGAGAAGAAACGGAAGGCGTGTGTAGTGGTGAGGAGGACTGGAAACGGTGCGCGGAGTCACGATACAACTTGTGTTTCATTGCATGGTTCGGCCGGTTAAGGACTTTGGTTCGGACATGA
- a CDS encoding uncharacterized protein (EggNog:ENOG41~TransMembrane:8 (n7-18c26/27o50-72i84-104o116-142i163-185o197-221i242-259o279-302i322-343o)~SECRETED:SignalP(1-24)) yields the protein MALSRWLYALPLVLPTALMLRAWAMQAPVGTFIEDIRSQGRYVLKDGTSVPIQTAAFGIPILDKAFSPLAIIFSPLAFYEDPKAWWQCVVFLTDGASIGALLMFESLRNANQGTLFQAAFFLPTFLGQFVTLGAVAPLYLYLFYALSPLSKYSTANARQFDRAGVAAALPSTFASFLFPLALSFFHPDLEVRHLANWYWQIFPITGSILLFALSSAIRPFVASRQTEPVQQHIKTNMNVRGGIMAIISAASYWYMLLFSPLPVSEVFFPKYFVELPEDALTATFTLLQYDYITAAGTVLLWLAFNFGDLKNAGVCQLSWARIMLYSVAIGVLGGPGVLIWVGWLARENMMAKLEHAKTG from the exons ATGGCACTAAGTCGATGGCTGTACGCCCTGCCGCTTGTGCTACCAACGGCACTGATGCTCCGAGCCTGGGCTATGCAAGCACCCGTGGGCACCTTCATCGAAGATATTCGCAGCCAGGGGCGGTATGTCCTCAAAGATGGAACCAGCGTCCCTATCCAGACGGCCGCATTTGGAATCCCGATTCTTGACAAGGCCTTTTCTCCGCTCGCCATCATATTCAGCCCATTGGCTTTCTATGAGGATCCCAAGGCCTGGTGGCAGTGCGTCGTGTTCTTGACAGACGGTGCTTCTATTGGGGCCCTGCTTATGTTTGAGTCTCTGAGAAATGCCAACCAGGGGACTCTCTTCCAAGC AGCATTCTTTTTGCCTACATTTTTGGGCCAGTTCGTGACCCTTGGGGCCGTTGCACCACTTTACCTTTACTTATTCTACGCACTCTCTCCACTGAGCAAATATTCCACTGCCAATGCTCGACAGTTTGATCGGGCTggcgtggctgctgctctgccatCAACCTTTGCCTCattcctttttcctcttgccttgtccttcttccaTCCTGATCTCGAGGTGAGGCACTTGGCAAACTGGTACTGGCAGATCTTCCCAATAACGGGCTCCATACTGCTCTTTGCCCTATCAAGCGCAATCAGGCCGTTTGTTGCCAGTCGTCAAACCGAACCCGTCCAGCAACACATCAAAACGAATATGAATGTCCGAGGAGGGATTATGGCAATCATTAGTGCGGCCTCTTACTGGTAcatgcttctcttttctcctcttcctgtGTCAGAAGTGTTTTTCCCGAAATATTTTGTTGAACTCCCTGAGGATGCGTTGACAGCAACTTTTACCCTCCTCCAATATGATTACATCACCGCCGCTGGAACAGTGTTGCTTTGGTTGGCATTTAATTTTGGAGATCTTAAAAATGCGGGTGTCTGTCAATTGTCCTGGGCTCGAATTATGCTTTACTCTGTTGCTATTGGTGTTCTTGGTGGCCCAGGAGTGCTGATCTGGGTTGGATGGCTGGCAAGAGAAAACATGATGGCAAAGCTTGAGCATGCAAAGACGGgctaa